In Streptomyces liangshanensis, the DNA window GCGGCGCCGCCGCGGACGCCACCTCTCGGCCGCGCTCGTCCTGCTCATGACCGGATGCGCGGCGGTGGGCGGCTTCGACGCGGCCGCGCAGAGCCGGCCGGCGCAACCGCGGGCGGGTGTCCTCGGGGCGCTGAGCCTGCCCGTCTCCCCACCGGTCATGGAGGCCGGGGTCGTCCCCCTGGTGCACACCCTGCTCCCCGGCACCCCGTCCCTCGCCCGGCCGTCCCCGTCCGCCGCGCCCCAGGCCTCCAGGAGTACCCGACAGGCGGTCCTGCCGGCCGACAGGGACCGGTCGCTGTCCGACAAGCTCCACGACGTGATGGCGTCCACCTCCGCCTCGCTGTCCGTGGCGGTGATGGACCTCGACGGCACGAGCCGGGCGCGGTACGGCGTCACCGCCGGCCGGACGTACGACACGGCGAGCATCGTCAAGGTCGACGTCCTCGCGGCCCTGCTGCTCCGGGCGCAGGACGAGCACCGCGCTCTCACCGCCGCGGAGAGGTCGTACGCGTCCTCGATGATCCGTGTCAGCGACAACGCGGCGACGGACGCGCTCTGGGGCATCATCGGCGGGGCCGCCGGCCTGGACGCGGCGAACCGGCGGCTGGGGCTCGGGGCGACCACGGCGGGCGCGGGCGGTCTGTGGGGCCTGACCCAGACCACCGCGCCCGACCAGCTGACCCTGCTCTCCGCCGTGTTCGGGAAGAAGTCCGTGCTGACCGCCT includes these proteins:
- a CDS encoding serine hydrolase, coding for MPRTPPARRPGSSARRRRGRHLSAALVLLMTGCAAVGGFDAAAQSRPAQPRAGVLGALSLPVSPPVMEAGVVPLVHTLLPGTPSLARPSPSAAPQASRSTRQAVLPADRDRSLSDKLHDVMASTSASLSVAVMDLDGTSRARYGVTAGRTYDTASIVKVDVLAALLLRAQDEHRALTAAERSYASSMIRVSDNAATDALWGIIGGAAGLDAANRRLGLGATTAGAGGLWGLTQTTAPDQLTLLSAVFGKKSVLTASSRSYARSLMGRIADGQDWGVSAAGPAVGLKNGWLPRTATGLWDVNSIGEVTVDGHAYLVAVVSKGHVSMAKGVALVETAAKAAVSALTT